One genomic region from Jiangella sp. DSM 45060 encodes:
- a CDS encoding response regulator transcription factor codes for MTRVVVVDDQTLVRQGIRTLLDVAGIEVAGEAGDGAAALDVVEATRPDVVLLDLRMPGHDGIWALEQLRERGCDIPVLVLTTFDDDTLVLDALRAGARGYLLKDVTLEQLTRAVEALAAGGTLIAPSITERLLRAIRSGPSPVGTGAPPMEPLTERELEVLRLVAEGYSNREIAGSLFLAEGTVKNHVSTILLKLGARDRTNAVLRALHEGVLR; via the coding sequence ATGACCCGCGTCGTGGTGGTCGACGACCAGACGCTCGTCCGCCAGGGCATCCGCACCCTGCTCGACGTCGCCGGCATCGAGGTGGCCGGCGAGGCCGGCGACGGCGCCGCCGCCCTGGACGTCGTCGAGGCGACCCGGCCCGACGTCGTCCTGCTGGACCTGCGGATGCCCGGCCACGACGGCATCTGGGCGCTGGAGCAGCTGCGCGAGCGCGGCTGCGACATCCCCGTCCTGGTCCTCACCACCTTCGACGACGACACCCTCGTGCTCGACGCGCTGCGCGCCGGTGCCCGCGGCTACCTGCTCAAGGACGTCACGCTGGAGCAGCTGACCCGCGCGGTCGAGGCGCTGGCCGCCGGCGGCACGCTGATCGCGCCGTCCATCACCGAACGCCTCCTCCGCGCCATCCGCTCCGGCCCGTCGCCCGTGGGCACCGGCGCGCCGCCGATGGAGCCGCTCACCGAGCGCGAGCTGGAGGTGCTGCGGCTGGTCGCCGAGGGGTACAGCAACCGCGAGATCGCCGGCTCGCTCTTCCTCGCCGAGGGCACCGTCAAGAACCACGTGTCGACGATCCTGCTCAAGCTGGGCGCCCGCGACCGCACCAACGCCGTCCTCCGCGCCCTCCACGAAGGCGTGCTGCGCTAG
- a CDS encoding polysaccharide lyase family protein gives MSGRHVRTVTGLRAEGRLGRIVLDWTPVPWDTVVDHYMVYAAPDGGPSRLLAKTVYPHYVHSGLGGNARRFTYEVITVDAAGARSTPSASLAASSQASVTATGSPLAVVGDFDGKGLEFALSPNGYSRYPATFPDGVDFRVGTDAPGIGWSYLHPGPSDSWAGRRTHTLRLRFDLAAVPAGEVWLAIWLIDSHATSPGSAALDVNGTPVDRLRFEGGATRGSLEGDATVPGTRLRPSYLERPLPAGLLTTGENVLTMVKDEGSWIAWDAIGLFEV, from the coding sequence ATGAGCGGCCGCCACGTCCGCACCGTCACCGGCCTGCGCGCGGAGGGCCGGCTCGGCCGCATCGTGCTGGACTGGACCCCGGTCCCCTGGGACACCGTCGTCGACCACTACATGGTGTACGCCGCGCCCGACGGCGGGCCGTCGAGGCTACTGGCGAAGACGGTGTATCCGCACTACGTGCACAGCGGGCTGGGTGGCAACGCCCGCCGGTTCACGTACGAGGTGATCACCGTCGACGCGGCCGGCGCCCGCTCGACGCCGTCGGCGTCGCTCGCGGCGAGCAGCCAGGCCTCGGTGACGGCGACCGGCTCGCCGCTCGCGGTGGTCGGCGACTTCGACGGCAAGGGCCTGGAGTTCGCGCTGTCCCCGAACGGCTATAGCCGCTACCCGGCGACGTTCCCCGACGGCGTCGACTTCCGGGTCGGCACGGACGCGCCCGGCATCGGCTGGAGCTACCTGCACCCCGGTCCGTCGGACTCGTGGGCCGGCCGGCGCACGCACACGCTCCGGCTCCGCTTCGACCTGGCCGCTGTGCCTGCGGGGGAGGTCTGGCTGGCGATCTGGCTGATCGACAGCCACGCGACCAGCCCCGGCTCGGCAGCGCTCGACGTCAACGGGACACCGGTGGACCGGCTGCGGTTCGAGGGCGGCGCGACCCGCGGCTCGCTCGAGGGCGACGCCACGGTGCCCGGCACCCGGCTGCGCCCGTCGTACCTGGAACGGCCGCTGCCGGCCGGCCTGCTCACGACCGGCGAGAACGTGCTGACGATGGTCAAGGACGAGGGGTCCTGGATCGCCTGGGACGCCATCGGGTTGTTCGAGGTCTAG
- a CDS encoding ATP-binding protein produces MGTPIDVEELRTLFLFEGMTPEQLAEVTASSEVRTYPAGSTVYRAGEPSNALWVLLDGTLRLVRHADGEEVVVNETDYRGSYAGAVRAFATSAGAAAYPTSLHAVTDCRFLRYAADDFAAFVQKWFPMAVHLFDGLYLGIRTTEATVRQREHLAQLGTLSANLAHELNNPAAATVRAAGQLRDRVAHMRQKLGLIASGPVDPEMIAGLMAIQERAVEIAAKKRDPLSPLQESDLEDAMIDHLEDLGFDHAVDVAPVFVAAGLDTTFVDDVAAEVGEALPSALAWLGYTLETEALMDEIEDASNRISTLVASVKQYTHLDQAAHQEVDLHPGLDSTLVMLGHKLGEIEVHRDYDTTLPPVPAFAAELNQVWTNLIDNAVDAMKGHGTLTLRTHLDGDHAVVDVTDTGHGVPEDVRGRLFEPFVTTKPMGEGSGLGLDNAKRIIEKRHRGTLTYTTGPGGTTFSARLPLSSA; encoded by the coding sequence ATGGGCACGCCCATCGACGTCGAGGAGCTGCGCACGCTGTTCCTCTTCGAAGGCATGACGCCGGAGCAGCTGGCCGAGGTCACCGCGAGCAGCGAGGTCCGCACCTACCCGGCCGGCAGCACGGTCTACCGCGCCGGCGAGCCGTCCAACGCGCTGTGGGTGCTGCTCGACGGCACCCTGCGGCTGGTCCGGCACGCCGACGGCGAAGAGGTCGTCGTCAACGAGACCGACTACCGCGGCTCGTACGCCGGCGCCGTCCGCGCCTTCGCCACGTCGGCCGGCGCGGCCGCCTACCCGACGTCGCTGCACGCCGTCACCGACTGCCGGTTCCTGCGCTACGCCGCCGACGACTTCGCCGCGTTCGTGCAGAAGTGGTTCCCCATGGCGGTGCACCTGTTCGACGGCCTGTACCTCGGCATCCGCACCACCGAGGCGACGGTGCGCCAGCGCGAGCACCTCGCCCAGCTGGGCACGCTGTCGGCGAACCTCGCGCACGAGCTGAACAACCCCGCCGCGGCCACCGTCCGGGCCGCCGGGCAGCTGCGCGACCGCGTGGCGCACATGCGGCAGAAGCTCGGCCTGATCGCGTCCGGGCCGGTCGACCCGGAGATGATCGCCGGGCTGATGGCCATCCAGGAGCGCGCCGTCGAGATCGCCGCGAAGAAGCGCGACCCGCTCAGCCCGCTGCAGGAGAGCGACCTCGAGGACGCGATGATCGACCACCTCGAGGACCTCGGCTTCGACCACGCCGTCGACGTCGCGCCGGTGTTCGTCGCCGCCGGCCTCGACACCACCTTCGTCGACGACGTCGCCGCCGAGGTGGGCGAGGCCCTCCCGTCCGCGCTGGCCTGGCTCGGCTACACGCTCGAGACCGAGGCGCTGATGGACGAGATCGAGGACGCGTCGAACCGCATCTCGACCCTGGTCGCGTCGGTGAAGCAGTACACCCACCTCGACCAGGCCGCCCACCAGGAAGTCGACCTCCACCCGGGCCTCGACAGCACGCTGGTCATGCTGGGCCACAAGCTCGGCGAGATCGAGGTGCACCGCGACTACGACACCACGCTGCCGCCGGTGCCCGCGTTCGCGGCCGAGCTCAACCAGGTGTGGACCAACCTCATCGACAACGCCGTCGACGCGATGAAGGGGCACGGCACGCTCACCCTGCGCACCCACCTCGACGGCGACCACGCCGTCGTCGACGTCACCGACACCGGGCACGGCGTGCCCGAGGACGTGCGCGGCCGCCTGTTCGAGCCGTTCGTCACCACCAAGCCCATGGGCGAGGGCAGCGGGCTCGGGCTCGACAACGCGAAGCGGATCATCGAGAAGCGGCACCGCGGCACGCTGACCTACACCACCGGCCCCGGCGGCACCACCTTCAGTGCCCGGCTGCCGCTGTCGTCCGCCTGA